One stretch of Anaerobacillus alkaliphilus DNA includes these proteins:
- a CDS encoding DctP family TRAP transporter solute-binding subunit — protein sequence MILKRKQYLLIVSTFLLSILLVACGSDATGGDGEETYNWKFVTEEQQGQVQYEYAAEFAERLHEKSDGRINMEVYEFGGLGSEVNQVELLQSGGVEFAIVSPGFTGTMVSEGQLFALHFLFTDDMRLNQQILDESEALNVHLTEKYEQFNIKPLAYWTEGAMQWTGDRPLTTPEDFQGFKMRTQTSPLILRSYEAYGADPQELSWGELYTSLQQGVVQGQENPIFFIEDAKFHEVQDYMMISEHNIYVAMTTVNTDFFAALPTDIQDLILETVEEMRPVAYEMQERMNDELLGAIENNDRHPTEVIELTVEQREAFREKALPVRDFFIGEVGEDGKKILEMLIEEIEAATN from the coding sequence ATGATTTTGAAAAGAAAGCAATATTTACTGATTGTCTCGACATTTTTACTTAGTATTCTATTAGTAGCGTGTGGCTCTGATGCTACCGGAGGAGACGGAGAAGAAACATATAATTGGAAATTTGTAACCGAAGAACAACAAGGTCAAGTGCAATATGAATACGCAGCTGAATTTGCCGAACGACTCCACGAAAAATCTGATGGTAGAATTAACATGGAAGTTTACGAGTTTGGTGGGTTAGGAAGTGAAGTTAACCAAGTCGAATTATTACAAAGTGGCGGAGTTGAATTTGCAATTGTTTCGCCAGGGTTTACCGGTACAATGGTAAGTGAAGGTCAGCTGTTTGCCTTACACTTCTTGTTTACGGATGATATGAGACTAAATCAACAAATTCTAGATGAAAGTGAAGCCTTAAATGTGCACCTTACTGAAAAATATGAGCAATTCAACATTAAACCACTTGCTTATTGGACAGAAGGAGCTATGCAGTGGACTGGTGATCGACCGTTGACAACACCTGAGGATTTCCAAGGATTTAAAATGAGAACACAAACGTCTCCACTAATTCTTCGTTCTTATGAAGCATATGGCGCAGATCCTCAAGAATTAAGCTGGGGAGAATTGTATACGAGTCTTCAACAGGGGGTTGTTCAAGGACAAGAGAATCCAATCTTCTTTATTGAAGATGCCAAATTCCATGAAGTTCAAGACTATATGATGATCTCTGAGCATAATATCTATGTAGCAATGACTACAGTAAACACGGACTTCTTTGCTGCATTACCAACTGATATTCAAGACTTAATCCTTGAAACGGTAGAAGAAATGCGACCAGTCGCTTATGAGATGCAAGAAAGAATGAATGATGAGTTGTTGGGTGCGATTGAAAATAACGATCGTCATCCTACGGAAGTCATCGAGTTGACAGTAGAACAACGTGAAGCATTTAGAGAGAAAGCCCTTCCTGTTCGTGACTTTTTTATCGGAGAAGTTGGCGAGGACGGAAAGAAAATCCTTGAGATGTTAATAGAAGAAATCGAAGCAGCGACAAATTAA